The Kocuria flava nucleotide sequence CCTGCTGCAAGGACATCGGCACGGCCACGACGAGGGTCCGCGGCACCCCGTCGATGTACATGCTCTCGGCGACATATGTGAAGTCGGTGGTGCGCAGCAGCCCGGCGCGGCCCGTGTCCGCGGAGTCGTGGGACTGCCCGGGGTCCAGCGCGGGCACGTCGAGGTCGAGGCCCAGCGCCGCCGCCGGGGAGGCGGCCACGACCTCGCCGCCGGGGTCGAGCAGCTGGACGACCACGCCGGGCCGGCCCAGCCGCAGCAGCAGCTCACCGGGCTCGGCGTCCGTGCGCACGGCCACGGCGCCGGCCTCCCCCGCCAGCAGACCCGGGGGCACGCCGAGCTCCCGCAGGATCTCGGCCCGCCGCTCCACGGCCTCCTCGTGGGCCGCGTTCACCGCCGTGCGCCCGAGCACCTCGAGCAGCACGGCCCCGGCGACGGCGACGACCGCGAGCACGAGCAGGGCCGCGGCTGCCGCGCTGCGACCCCGCACGCCCCAGCGGGCGGGCCGCAGCCGGCGGGGCCGCGTCACGGCTGCCCGGGCGCCGGGTCGTCGGCCACGAGCTTGTAGCCCATGCCGCGGACCGTGCGCAGCGTGCTCAGCCCGAAGGGCGCGTCGATCTTCCGGCGCAGGTACCCGACGTAGACCTCCACGATGTTCTCCGAGCCCTCGAAGCTCGCGTCCCAGGCGTTGTCCATGATCTCGGCCTTGGAGACCACGCGCTCCGCGTTGTGCACGAGGAACTGCAGGACGACCCACTCCTTGGCGGTGAGCTCGATCGGCCGGCCCCGGCGGTGGACGGTGCGGCGGACGGGGTCCAGGCGCAGCGAGCCGACCTCGAGCACCACGGGCCGCTCCGGAGCGCCGCGGCGGATGAGGGCGCGCAGCCGTGCGACGAGCACCGGGAAGCTGAACGGCTTGGTGAGGTAGTCGTCGGCGCCGAGGTCGAAGGCGTCGGTCTGGTCGTACTCCCCGTCCTTGGCCGTGAGCACGAGCACGGGGGTCCAGTTCCCGGCCTCGCGCATCCCGCGCAGGACGTCGTAGCCGTTGCGACCCGGGAGCATGAGGTCCAGGACGACGACGTCGTAGGGGTTCTCCCCCGCCAGCCACGCGCCCGTGGTGCCGTCGTGGGCGAGGTCGACCACGAACCCCTCGTGGCCCAGCCCGCGGCGCAGCGACTCCGCGAGGTCCACCTCGTCCTCGACCAGCAGCGCCCGCATCCTGCCCCTCCTTCTCCGGTCCTCCTCCGGCGCGGCCGCTCCGGCGCCCCGCCGGGTCCCGCTCCGTCCGGGTCCAGTCTCGCGCACCGGCACCCGGACCGCCCCGGCGACGGGCCGGAGCGCCGCCGGCCGTGCCCCCGGGTCCGTGCCGGCCGGTCCGCGCGTCCCGGACCCTGTCCGCCGACGGGTGCAGACCACGGCCCGCCCGTGCCCCGCGGCCCGTGTGCCCGGGCGGGCGCTGTGGACCCGCGTGCCGTGGTCTTCTCCCCACCCGGTGCACAAAGTTGTCCACAGGTGTGGAGAACGTTGTGCACAGTTCCCCGTCCACAGCGTTATTAACAGCTGTGGAGCCCGCGCTGACGGCGTCCACACGGTTGTGCACACCTGTGGAAGCACACCCGTGGCATTTGTCGACAGCTGGGGACAACCTCTGTGGAGAACCCGGGGCGCTCCGCGGTCAGCGCCCGGAGCGCCGGCGGGCGGTCGTCGTGTAGGCGAGGGCCACCAGCGCACCGGCGGCGAGCCCGCCCAGGTGGGCCTGCCACGCGATGCCGGGGAAGACGAAGCCGAAGACCACGTTGACGCCGATCAGCACGAGGATCGGGGTGATCGAGCGCCCCAGGTGCCGCTGCAGCACGAACAGGGCCCCGAACAGCCCGAAGATCCCGCCCGAGGCGCCGACCACGAACGTGAAGGGCGGGGCGAGCACCAGCACCCCGAGCGAGCCCCCGAGCACGGAGACCAGGAACAGCAGCAGGAACCGGACGCGCCCCAGCGCCGGCTCGAGCATCTGGCCGAAGACGTGGAGCATGTACATGTTCAGCACGAGGTGCAGCGGGTTGGCCACCGAGTGGAGGAACCCGCTCGTGAGCATCCGCCACGGCTCCGAGGCCGTCAGGAACGGGGCGTAGGAGGCCACCGCGGTGAGGTTCAGGCCCAGCAGACCGGCGAGCCACTGCAGGGCGTAGACGGCGGTGTTCACGCCGATGAGCGTCCACGTCACGAGCAGGGCGGAGCCGCGGGGGACGCGCCCACCGAGGCTCGTGCGGTGGACGGGCCGCGAGCGCGCGGCCTCGGCGACGCAGTCCACGCAGTGCACGCCGACGGCGGCGGGGCGCTGGCACTGCGGGCAGACGGGCCGCCCGCAGCGCTGGCAGGCGACGTAGCTGGGCCGGTCGGGGTGACGCGGGCAGACGGGGACCTCTCCCCCGGGGCTCGCGCCGTACTGCGGTCGATCGCCGCTCACTGGGACTCCTCGTGCTCCGGCGCGCGGCCGGGGTGGTCTCGGACCGGCCCGCGGGCCGGGAAGGGGACGGCGCAGGCCCGCCCGGAGCGTTCCGGACGGGCCTGCGCCGTGGGTCCGCCCGGCTGCGTGCGGAGCGGGCGGGGATCCTCGCGGACGGACCGCGGGGCTAGAGCTGCTCGACGTCGATCGAGGTGATCACGCAGTCCTCGACCGGGCGGTCCATCGCCCCGGTGCGGACGGCGTTGAGCTCGTCCACGACCTTGCGGGAGGCGTCGTCGGCGACCTCGCCGAAGATGGTGTGCTTGCCCTGCAGCCACGTGGTCGGGGCGGTGGTGATGAAGAACTGGGAGCCGTTGGTGCCCTTGCCGTTGCGCTTGCCGGCGTTGGCCATCGCCAGCACGTAGGGCTCGTTGAAGTTCAGCTCGGGGTGGATCTCGTCGTCGAACTCGTAGCCCGGACCGCCGATGCCCTGACCGAGCGGGTCCCCGCCCTGGATCATGAAGTCCTTGATGATCCGGTGGAAGACCACGTCCTTGTACAGCGGGCCGGACTGCTTCTCACCGGTGCGCGGGTCGCTCCACTCCCGGGAGCCGTCCGAGAGGCCGATGAAGTTCTCGACGGTCTTCGGGGCGTGGTTGCCGAACAGGTTCACGACGATGTCACCGTGGTTGGTGTGGATCGTCGCCTTGGCGGTGGGGATGGCAGAAGTCATGGGGCCATTCTTGCACGGTGCCCCGGGGCGCATCCGGGGCACCGGGGGGTTCAGCGCACAGTGAAAACCCGCGGGAGCGCGCGGCGGGGAGTCCACCGCGGCGGGCACCCCACGTATGCTGACAGTGGATCGACACGACCCTCGGAAGGGATGGATTCATGAGCATCAGGAAGTCCAGGAGCGAGAAGCAGGCCGCGGCGGCCCAGAAGGCCGCCGAGAGCAAGGTCCTCGACGCGGGCAAGTGGGCGTCGAAGGAGATCGGCGACCTCGCGCCCAAGCTCCAGCACGGCATCGAGGCCGGTGCCGCCGCCCTCGCCGGCGGCGTGGCCGCCGCGGGCCCGCGGGTCCAGGAGGGCCTGGGCCGCGCCCACGACCTCTCCGACTCCGCCAAGCTCAAGGCCGCCGCCGTGGCCACGCCGGTCGCCGCGAAGGCCGCCCGCTCCGCCGCCCCGGTGGCCGCGAAGGCCGCCGACCGCGCCGCCGAGAGCCGCGCCGCGGTCCAGGCGAAGTACGCCGGTGCCGCCGCCCTGCTGGCCGGCAAGTTCGCCGACGCCGACACCCCCGAGCAGCTCGAGGCCATCGTCGCGAAGCTGACCGGTGACAAGAAGGCCGTGGCCCACGCCCAGAAGGCCGCCGCCAAGGTCGCCAAGGACTACGCCAAGCAGCAGAAGAAGGCCGAGGGCTCGCACAAGGGCCTGCTCGTCCTGGGGCTGCTCGTGGCCGGCGGCGTGGCGGGCGTGGCCGCCTGGAAGGCCTCCCGCCCGGTGGAGGACCCGTGGAAGACCCCCGCGGCGACCTCCCCGCGGGTCAGCGCCTCCCCGGTCGCCCCGCAGTCCACCGTGGCCGCCGGCACCGGCGTGCAGGTCGACGACGTCAAGGACGCGACCACCCCGGCCGGGCAGTCCGGCGGCACCTCCGCCGCGGCCGCCGAGGCCAAGGAGGGCGCCCAGTCGATCGGCGAGGACGCCAAGACCACGATCCACGAGGTCAAGGAGCAGATCCAGGGCAAGAAGCCCGAGGACGAGGCCTGAGCACCCCGGCACGCACCTGACGGAGCCCCCGGACCCGCACAGCGGGACCGGGGGCTCCGTCGTCGGCCCCCGGTCCGTGCCGGGGGCCGCGGGGCGCTCAGCCCCGGAACCAGGCCACGACGTCCTGGAGCGTGTCCCAGGCCTGGTAGAGGCCCAGGACGATGAAGAGCACCGCGCACAGGGCCAGGGCCACGTTGGTGAAGGCCCCGTTGCGCCAGCGCCGGGGCGTGCGGTCGGTGTTCAGCAGCCACACCAGCGTGATCGCCAGGAACGGCATGAACAGCGCCCCGAGCACCCCGTAGAGCAGGATGAGGAAGACCGGGCGGTCGAGCAGGAACAGCAGCATCGGCGGGAAGGTCAGCCACAGCAGGTAGAAGCGGAAGTACTTGCCGCCGGTGATCGTGTCGGGGTGACCGCTGGGCTTCTCGCGCAGATTGCCCCAGAAGTCGGCGAACATCAGCGAGACGCCCGACCACACGCCGATCAGCGAGGAGAAGGAGGCCGCCCAGAAGCCCACGAGGAAGGCGGTGCCGATGACGTCGCCGTAGCGGTCCTTGAGGATCTCGCCCAGCTCGAGCAGCCCCTCGTCGCCGGCGCTGATCGCGTACCCGGCGGAGTAGAGCACCTCGACGCCCACCACGAGCATGGCCACCACGAAGATGCCGGTCACGGTGTAGGCAGCGGCGTTGTCGAGCTGCATGACGCGCATCCACCCGGGGCGGTACCAGCCCTTCTCGCGCAGCCAGTAGCCGTAGGCGGCGAGGGTGATGGTCCCGCCGATCCCGCCGGCCAGCGCGAGGGTGTAGACCACGCCGCCCTCGGGGATCAGCGGGACGAAGCCGCGCAGCATCTCCGGGATGTTGGGCACCGTCAGGACCGCGAGACCCACCACCACCACGAACATGATCCCGACCATCAGGGCGGCGATCTTCTCGACGACGGCGTAGCGGCCGAACCAGACCATGGCGAAGCCGAGCAGTCCCATCAGCACGGCCCACGCCCACAGCGGCAGGACCGGGAACAGGGCCGCCAGCGGCAGCGCCGCCGAGGACATCGCGGTGGCGCCGTAGACGAACCCCCAGATGATGATGTAGGGGCCGAAGTAGACGGTGGTCCACTTCCCCAGCGAGCGCCAGCCCTCGAAGATCGTCCGTCCCGTGGCCAGGGAGTAGCGCCCGGCGCCCTCGACGAGGATGATCTTCAGGACCGTGCCCAGCACCACGGCCCACAGCAGGCCGTAGCCGAAGCGGGAGCCCGCGGTGAGGGTCGCGACGAGGTCCGCGGCGCCGACGCCGGTGGCCGCGACGACCAGGCCCGGTCCCACGACCTTCCAGCCGCTGACCTTCTCGAGCGGTTCGTCGGGGTCGATCCCCGGCAGCGGTCGTCTCGCCTTGTCGGCGAACTTCTCGTGGGCCATGCAGGTGCTCCTGGTTCGGGCGGGAGGGGCGCCGTCGGGCGCTCCCCGGGGACCCGCCAAGTCTGCCACGGCCCGCGCCGGGGCACGGGAGGAGCCGGGAACGGGAAAGATCCCGACCGAGCGGGTGCTCGATCGGGATCCGTTGCGGTGGAGGCGAGGGGACTCGAACCCCTAACCCCCTGCTTGCAAAGCAGGTGCGCTACCAGTTGCGCCACGCCCCCGCGGTGTCCGGCTACTCCACCTCGTCGGTGGCCTCGGCCCAGGCGGACCGGCCGGCGTCGGCCTCCCGCCACTTCGTGAGGACCGCGACCGAGGCCCCGAGCAGGGCGAGCGCCGCGGCGAGCTTTCTGTTCACGGACTGCCTCCAGGGGCTGGCAGTGAAGGGGGAACCGTGGGCGTACCAGGAATTGAACCTGGGACCTCTTCGTTATCAGCGAAGCGCTCTAACCGTCTGAGCTATACGCCCTTCTCGACCCGTGCGGGCCGATCAGAAACGATACCGGAACCGGACACCCGTGCCAAATCGGTGCCGGCGGGCGCCCCGGGGACGCCCGCCGGACGCGGGACCGGTCAGTCGTCCGTGAGGGTGACGCCGATGCCGCCGACCAGGGCCGCGGCGATGTTGTAGAGCAGCCCGCCCAGCACGGAGAGGGCGGTCAGCAGGATCACGTTCACCACCGAGACGATGGTCGCGAAGATCGCCACCTGCCCCAGCGAGAAGAAGTCCTTGACGTTCAGGGCCCCGCCGGCTCCGCCGAGCATGCCGAGCAGCTCGTTGATGCCGTCGAACATCCCGGTCAGGTCCAGCACGATCCACAGCACCACGGAGGCGACGACCGTGATGATGCCCAGGGCCACCGAGAGCAGGAACGCGAGCTTGAGCACCGACCAGGTGTCGACCTTGGAGACGACCAGCCGGGCCCGGCGCACCCGGGGGCGCGGGGCCGGGCGGACGAGGCCCTTGGTGGAGGTCCCGGAGCGGCCGGAGGAGTCCTTGGCGGGCCGTGCGGGGGCGGGACGGCCCGCCGGTGCCCGGCCGCCGCCCTTGCCCGC carries:
- a CDS encoding response regulator transcription factor, with protein sequence MRALLVEDEVDLAESLRRGLGHEGFVVDLAHDGTTGAWLAGENPYDVVVLDLMLPGRNGYDVLRGMREAGNWTPVLVLTAKDGEYDQTDAFDLGADDYLTKPFSFPVLVARLRALIRRGAPERPVVLEVGSLRLDPVRRTVHRRGRPIELTAKEWVVLQFLVHNAERVVSKAEIMDNAWDASFEGSENIVEVYVGYLRRKIDAPFGLSTLRTVRGMGYKLVADDPAPGQP
- a CDS encoding rhomboid family intramembrane serine protease, whose protein sequence is MSGDRPQYGASPGGEVPVCPRHPDRPSYVACQRCGRPVCPQCQRPAAVGVHCVDCVAEAARSRPVHRTSLGGRVPRGSALLVTWTLIGVNTAVYALQWLAGLLGLNLTAVASYAPFLTASEPWRMLTSGFLHSVANPLHLVLNMYMLHVFGQMLEPALGRVRFLLLFLVSVLGGSLGVLVLAPPFTFVVGASGGIFGLFGALFVLQRHLGRSITPILVLIGVNVVFGFVFPGIAWQAHLGGLAAGALVALAYTTTARRRSGR
- a CDS encoding peptidylprolyl isomerase, which produces MTSAIPTAKATIHTNHGDIVVNLFGNHAPKTVENFIGLSDGSREWSDPRTGEKQSGPLYKDVVFHRIIKDFMIQGGDPLGQGIGGPGYEFDDEIHPELNFNEPYVLAMANAGKRNGKGTNGSQFFITTAPTTWLQGKHTIFGEVADDASRKVVDELNAVRTGAMDRPVEDCVITSIDVEQL
- a CDS encoding Nramp family divalent metal transporter produces the protein MAHEKFADKARRPLPGIDPDEPLEKVSGWKVVGPGLVVAATGVGAADLVATLTAGSRFGYGLLWAVVLGTVLKIILVEGAGRYSLATGRTIFEGWRSLGKWTTVYFGPYIIIWGFVYGATAMSSAALPLAALFPVLPLWAWAVLMGLLGFAMVWFGRYAVVEKIAALMVGIMFVVVVGLAVLTVPNIPEMLRGFVPLIPEGGVVYTLALAGGIGGTITLAAYGYWLREKGWYRPGWMRVMQLDNAAAYTVTGIFVVAMLVVGVEVLYSAGYAISAGDEGLLELGEILKDRYGDVIGTAFLVGFWAASFSSLIGVWSGVSLMFADFWGNLREKPSGHPDTITGGKYFRFYLLWLTFPPMLLFLLDRPVFLILLYGVLGALFMPFLAITLVWLLNTDRTPRRWRNGAFTNVALALCAVLFIVLGLYQAWDTLQDVVAWFRG
- a CDS encoding DUF3566 domain-containing protein, with product MSSSSGSNAAGRSGRAPLASAPRTGPATGRPAQSGSAGKGGSAGKGGGRAPAGRPAPARPAKDSSGRSGTSTKGLVRPAPRPRVRRARLVVSKVDTWSVLKLAFLLSVALGIITVVASVVLWIVLDLTGMFDGINELLGMLGGAGGALNVKDFFSLGQVAIFATIVSVVNVILLTALSVLGGLLYNIAAALVGGIGVTLTDD